gtgctcgctgctgcagttgttgtgctGGGCGTAACAACAGCCGACGAAGCCTTTGAAGCCTGATCCAATTCCATTTCCCAATCGGTGGCATTTAACACAACCATCGACGTTGGCGCCGTCTTTGCTGCAGGCGTCTTTGGCGACGCCTCCGTTGAGGCTCCATTGTCACTCGCCACAATGATGGGCATATTAATGATATCGATGGGCGTGTCCTCTGTAATCAGTTGATTGGCAGTCGGCTTCGCCTTGCCTGCTGCTCCCAAGATGCTTGTCGTAGCGGCAACCAcagtctgttgttgttgttgttgcgtactgctgctgctgctggctgcatTCGCTGTCGCTGAAGCTGGTCCAATCACCAATACATTGGGTTTGGCTGTTGACAGCAGTTCAGATGTCGTCTTCGGTTTACTGGTGGCGGCAGAGGAGGCGAGTGTAACCGCTCGCATGCCGCTGGTGGGCAGAAAGACCAGGTTACTCTTGCTCACACTCAATGTGGTGGGTTTGCCTTTGGCAACGCCGCCGCTCGTCATTTGCGTTGGGGTAAGCAACTGCATCTTCTGTATGGTTATacgctgctgcgctgctggcTGCGGAGACGTTGGCGTTGTCAACTGATGACCAGTGGGCGACAAAGCTGCATTGCTTACGCTAACTGTGGTCTTGCTCACTGTTGTGccgccagctgcagcagccgccgtGGGATTGCTGGGACTGGGATTGAGCTTGTGTATTATGCTGCCCGCATGCAGCTTGGTGGCTGGCAGAAATACTTTGCCATTAGGCGAGCAAATCTTGATATTGCGCAACGCGCTGCTCGGCACCTgtttgatgctgctgctgctcagcttAATGTTGCCCAGCAATTGTGACGTCGATGGCGAAGCAGCAGTTGCCACGGGGGATGCGgtaactgttgctgctcccACCGTGCTCGTCGTCGCTTTGCGAAACACGGGCATCGCATTTGTTAGCGGTGTGATGAGCGTGTTGTTCAAACTGCTcgctggtatatttttgatgatATTCACAGCACTCGCGCTGCTCAGTGGCGTCGCTATGCTCTGGCTCTGACTCGAAGTTGGAGTCGCCGTCTGGCTGGGCACACGCTCCTCCACAATGTACTTTTGTGgggttgttgcagctgcagccgcagTGGTTGCCTTGCTGCTGAGATTGCTGATGGCATGCGgacttggctgctgttgctgttgatcgTAGGCGATAACTCGCAGTTGTGCTGTGCTTGGACTGACAACAGTGGGCAAAGTCGGCGTctgcggcagcggctgctTGTCCAGTAGCTGAATCTTCTTGGGCGTCAATTTGGTGCCTGGTGGCAATATTGTGGTACTGCGCACCTTGGGTGGCGCCGCAATCTGTTGCACGCTTATGATTTGCGGTGCCAGCGGCAAGTTTGCGGTGCAAATTGTGGGCGATGCTTGACGCTCCTCCACAATGTATTTCTTAACCGGCGTGCTCAATTGTGACaatggttgttgctgttgctgctgtggcgtgGGCGACATCTTGTTATCTTTAAACACAACGGGTGAGCTTACAATCGAACGTGGCGTTATTGCTGGCGATTGCTGTACAACGGGCGACAATGTCTTCAGTTTGCTGGCTGCCACCGATTTGAGTGCCTCATCGAGTATATATTCCACATGTGGTTGAACCAAGTGATTGGCATTTGGGTGCTGCTGTAGCTGCGGCGTTGTTGTCGGCGTCGTcggctctgctgctgctgctgttacagCTGGCAGCGTTGTCGCCAATAATActttatgttgctgctgttgttgttgctgctgctcttgctgttgcttttgctgcagctgcaactgtttcTGCGCTCGTCGCCGTCCGCTTTTCGCTGGCTTTGTGTTGGCTGCAGCAGGCGACAAATTGCCACTGTTATTGGCCAGGGTTGCATGTGCTGCACCCTTTTTACTGGACAAGCGTTGCTtgtgcttctgctgctgttggtaaAAGTAACGTTGCTGCATTGTCCGCGGACTCGGTCGCTGCTCCACCGGATGTCCCACATGTCCATCCTCATCTTGTGCAgctatttgctgttgttgttgctgttgcccctgttgtagttgttgccgATAATCGTGTTGAGTGTTCCGCTTCTTGTTGGGCTTCGACGCCTCACCGGCATCGTTCTCCTTGCGCTTCAATGTGGCCTTCTTGATCTCGTTAGGTAAATCGGGTACCTTGAACTGCAAGAGGTAAAACGCATTAATTGCGAGTTCAAATATTAATTGGATTATTTTGGattattttactattaaatttcactaaatgttgaaaataattacatttaaataagaatttgcaaattttaagtattttcttgcaaaacttttttccCGCTTAAATTTTGACTGCCACTACTTTATTTACATGTCCTCGGGTAactttttattaacatttagcGGGCAGTTGTGTTATGTTAATTAGCAGTGTTATCGCTGCTAACAGTAATATTCGCTcaacacaaatttcaaattacaaaCTGAAAAGCAAATTGAAGGATTTTTAGAAACCAAAAAATCTGGTTTCgttcaataattaaaatttacaaataaatcaaatatttactcATTAAACGTTTCCCGcttaaaagtatttacaaaTGTTTTTACTGTTGTCCTCAGTATTctctgtatatgtatatatcgaTAACATTTTTGCTAATAACACAGCtgtatgttaatgttaattatCAGTGTTAACGTTGCTGTTAACTGCGGCATTTGCTTAacgcaaaatttaaattgcaaactgCAAAGCAGTATCCAAAAACACCAACTTAAGCCTTggtaaaaacacaaatttaaaaaaaaacacttagTTAACATGTTGAGCGGCAATTGAACTGTACTTGTCCAATTCTATTGGTACTTTTAACCTTCCGACTGTTCCAATTGGATTGTTGTTTCCTAATTGGCcgtacacacacgcacacacacatgaacagACTTACACCGCTTTGTAAGCGGACAGATCTTGGCGAGCATTTAACCCACTTGCAACACACAATAAAGAGCGCTTGAGAGGAGACGCTTGTGGAACAGCATTGCTCCAGGTGCAGACTGTACTTTTGCTTTGCCCCCAATACATGCGCAAACACACacgtatatttaaatgtatatgcTGTCCAGGTCATACGTTATATAATGAGATGATCATGATCCACTCACCGGCTCCTCCATAATGACATGGGGCTGCTCCTGATACTTGTGCTTGCCATGCTTTAGCATCACGTAATTTGCCTGCTCCCGAAGCGCTTCGCCAAGATTGGCGCCAGTCTCATGTGGCGACGCAAGTTTGGCATTTTCCGCCAAAGCTTTCGCTGCCAAATCATTGGCCACAATGCTGAGCGCAGTTTGTGGGCTGATGCGTGGCAGCAGCGGATAGGGCCGGCGACCTTCACGTGACCATTCCTGCCATGTGTTGGGACCGCAGACGCTGTTAAAAATTCCACAAAATTTTTCACTAGAAACACACAGAATTTGCGGTGGCAACTCACTTCTCAGCTATGGTGCAGAGCTGTTCATCGTTGGCAGCGCGTCGCACCTCTGCACAATGTCGCTCCTGGGTGATGTGAAACACTTGACGCAATTCCTCCAACAGTTTCGCTTTCGTTTCACTTAGCGAGCCTTGGGCGCGAAAAACGCTAATAATGTGCGAGTACGATTCAAGCTCTGTGTGAAATTAAAGGTGAACAATGTTAGTTGCATATGAAGGGGCAGTTTcagctgctactgctgttccTTGTTGTGTGGCACTAAGACAGCGGCAACATCTCGAAAGTATCAACGTTTCACCTACCAAGTCGACGCAGCATGCCTCGACATTCGTCGCGCGACATTTGCAGCGTTTGTGGCCACATCCTGCGGCTTGTATTTGAACGCACTACGATTGCCGCTCGCCAATCCGATTCAATTTGCAAACGCAATTCTCAGTTGTTTTGCTCAATGGCTTTTCGCGTTTCTTATTGCAGTTTTTATTAACTAAAACAAACCAAAACTCCGAGTTTGCTGCTGGTGCTCAGCGTGTGACCGtatgtttaattttcaaatataccatttttgCTACAAAATACCACTTCCGCAATGCGAATGCAACCCTTCAAGTACCTGGCGATTCTTCATTATCGATACTATTTTTCGTTGTGCAAATTATGTGACCCAATTccttgtttttaatatttgttttttgctaaACATCATTTATTCAACTAGTGCCACTGGAAATTATGTTAAGAAATACACTTCCTGATACTGTTCacttattaatataatgttttgccatttattttttgttttgcccaAGAtcgcaacattttattttcgatGCAGACTTCAATAGGGTTACCACCTTAGTGCaactttcaaaattttaatttttatgtatgcACATAAGACGTTAAAGTATATTATTGTGatgtatttacataatttcaacttgtattattataaacattcATATTTGAGGTACTTCGGTTTCTTATCGTTCGTTGCTTATGAactgtgtgtttgtatattgGAAATTGCATACGTATGTtgatatgtgtgtatgtgcgtgagATTGTGTAGGGCAAGAATTTACACTGTTTATTTAGTATCTTTAAGATGCAttactttaaactttttttttttcaatttactcTTGTAAACGTATAGAATTGGGAAATTTATCCAAAACATATCAGAGAAAAGGAGAAACTTATTTTTGATTTCTAAGCCAGGAATCTTTTCAAAGTTCAGAGCGTTCCAATGAATCGATGGCGTCTTTGCCCtgcatatgtataatatattaagaacaaacaaaattataaattaagcaCTTTGTCTTACCGACTTAAACCAGAATGAATTCGTCAAAAAGTTAATTCGATCCCAAAAGCCCATCCCCGATATGGGTGATATTCCATGTAGATGCAGATGATGTTGCGATATAAAGGGCGGAATATGGAATCCGATCACTGCATCTGACGTATCAATACCTTTCGACCCCAGAAAGTCGACCATGCCACTGTACATGCGACTCACTAAGAAAACGTGtgtaaataataacaatatgtAAATAAGCCCGACTTTCGACTTACCTAAGCCAACGTGGGACTTGTTAAGCACTTTTAAACTTTCGTAATGTTTCTTGGGAATCGCAAGATAATGATAAGTAGATGCCGGTCGAATGTCTTTAAATATCACATATTCATCGTTTTCAAATTCAAGGACTGGTGGTGTCCTGTTTCCACTAGCAAACTgacaaaataaacatttcgcTGGAGACTGTGCGTTGAAAGACTTGATGTTCGTTTCGATCGTGTATTTGACGAATAACacaaatattaagaaaatcaatatagaaaataaaatacactttttctttttccaaaCATTTCGACAACTCCCATTCCTCTTGGAACTCGACATAATCTTAATAACGTAAACAAAGACACAACACAATTCAATACAGATGAGCAAAGTAATCGATATGCATGCATCGATATGACTCGATCTATAAGAGATTCATATTCATCTACAGtattcaatatactaaaataaattaaatctaaGTGAAAGCTAATTGTAAACACTATAACAAGCATACACATTTTAATCAATGTAACCcaaattattgaattgtaaGATATTCGATCTAACAACTATTTGCAGCAATCGATGTTTGCATTAGCATTTGAATATGTAACAACTATTTTCTGCAGTCGATATATCGATACATGCGTTTGCAGCTCTGTCTCAACTATTCCTGAGTTTGGCCACAAATTTGTGGCCAAGCAGTTTTTGAAAAGCGTTATTTATTTCGATGTGAGtccatttaaaaacaaaaacaatatgttATTCCGATCAGCCAAAAACAAGTTCGAAGCGGTAGACGTTATTCGCCGGCTCAAACGTTTAGCCGAGGGCACAGTGACGTCGTACCGGCGTTTatttgtgctgctgttgtgtgtgtgcatagtGTTCTATATGCTGCCGCCAATCTTTCGTTATCTATTTCTAAGCACAAACGAGGAAAAAGGTAACGTTGTCACAATTGTGCTTCTATATATAACTCTTGTTCTATTGACAATTGACAGATGTGCACAGCGTGTGCATGGACGATCGTCTAACTCCGTATATACTGCAAAACTACGAATATGACGCGAACATACGTCACGTGGCTCCGTTGCTGGAGGGGGAGCGGGATTACACGCCCTATGCGGGTAACGGTTATATTGGACTCGAGGTCTCGCACGATGCTGCACTGAATATTAAACATGGCCGTGCTATGCAGCTGCCGATACGTTTTCAACCCATTGTCTCGGTGCTTCAAATGGGCGGCGCTGAAAAAGAAGCTACAGTTGTGGAGTATTTGACAGGAATGGTGCATAGATTTCAATGTTACTCCGGTTATTTTGTCTCCTACACACTGTATGCGCATCGCACACAGCCAAATGTGCTCATGCAAGAACTGCAAATCACCAATACCCGCAACATGGTCGAGAACATTGAGCTGATACTGCCGCGCAATCGGTTACCTAAGTCTACTGTGCGCAGCATTCCACTCGGGTTAGTAAGCACATTGTTGCAGCTTCAAAATCGTACCTACATCACTTCATTCTCTTTTAGCGCTCCCGTCCAAATCGGCATGTTGAGCTACACCGAACTGGAGGTGATTACAGGCAATGTGCAGCCCTCGCCCGATGATCCCACTAAACTGATTGCCATCAGTATTGTGAAACCCAAACTAGAGCCAACTGTGCAGCTACGCAAGCGCGGTACAGTGCGCATCGTTTACCCGCTGATTGTGGAGTATTCCAAGCCCGTTGCCGAGCAGCAATTGAAAGCCACCTTGGATAATCTGGAGCAGCACACAATTCAAGCCATGACCAACCTGCTGCAGAAACTCACAGGCTCGCTAAACAGCATCAATAACTTCCGGCAAGAACACATCAATGTTTGGGCCGATCTCTGGGCCACAGGCTTTACGATAAGCACCTCTAAGGCAGAAAACAGTTTGAATGGTGATCGTATTAATGCAACCATGTATGCGGTGCTCTCTCAAGTGCGCAGTTTTGAGTTTGAAGAACTTAATGCTGGCTTAGGCACCGGTTCGGTTGCTATACGCGAAGACATTGCCAAGGCTTTGACATACGCCGAAGGCTGCTTTGATTCCTATCACACGTTGCAGGCCGAGAATCTGTGGCGTGACATGGCCACCCT
This window of the Drosophila albomicans strain 15112-1751.03 chromosome 2L, ASM965048v2, whole genome shotgun sequence genome carries:
- the LOC117565887 gene encoding mucin-5AC, whose protein sequence is MWPQTLQMSRDECRGMLRRLELESYSHIISVFRAQGSLSETKAKLLEELRQVFHITQERHCAEVRRAANDEQLCTIAENVCGPNTWQEWSREGRRPYPLLPRISPQTALSIVANDLAAKALAENAKLASPHETGANLGEALREQANYVMLKHGKHKYQEQPHVIMEEPFKVPDLPNEIKKATLKRKENDAGEASKPNKKRNTQHDYRQQLQQGQQQQQQQIAAQDEDGHVGHPVEQRPSPRTMQQRYFYQQQQKHKQRLSSKKGAAHATLANNSGNLSPAAANTKPAKSGRRRAQKQLQLQQKQQQEQQQQQQQQHKVLLATTLPAVTAAAAEPTTPTTTPQLQQHPNANHLVQPHVEYILDEALKSVAASKLKTLSPVVQQSPAITPRSIVSSPVVFKDNKMSPTPQQQQQQPLSQLSTPVKKYIVEERQASPTICTANLPLAPQIISVQQIAAPPKVRSTTILPPGTKLTPKKIQLLDKQPLPQTPTLPTVVSPSTAQLRVIAYDQQQQQPSPHAISNLSSKATTAAAAATTPQKYIVEERVPSQTATPTSSQSQSIATPLSSASAVNIIKNIPASSLNNTLITPLTNAMPVFRKATTSTVGAATVTASPVATAASPSTSQLLGNIKLSSSSIKQVPSSALRNIKICSPNGKVFLPATKLHAGSIIHKLNPSPSNPTAAAAAGGTTVSKTTVSVSNAALSPTGHQLTTPTSPQPAAQQRITIQKMQLLTPTQMTSGGVAKGKPTTLSVSKSNLVFLPTSGMRAVTLASSAATSKPKTTSELLSTAKPNVLVIGPASATANAASSSSSTQQQQQQTVVAATTSILGAAGKAKPTANQLITEDTPIDIINMPIIVASDNGASTEASPKTPAAKTAPTSMVVLNATDWEMELDQASKASSAVVTPSTTTAAASTTTTPTSTVSNAASKKLLEALVVEDVREEEVPTAAAAGGGETATTQLNNRIIELQDDDGSAIEYVDMELEQPIEIESSSSITAPLEAISSKVTTVTVLEESKKPMEVTRMAATTTTTLP
- the LOC117565891 gene encoding adenosine 5'-monophosphoramidase HINT3 — its product is MSSSKRNGSCRNVWKKKKCILFSILIFLIFVLFVKYTIETNIKSFNAQSPAKCLFCQFASGNRTPPVLEFENDEYVIFKDIRPASTYHYLAIPKKHYESLKVLNKSHVGLVSRMYSGMVDFLGSKGIDTSDAVIGFHIPPFISQHHLHLHGISPISGMGFWDRINFLTNSFWFKSGKDAIDSLERSEL
- the LOC117565889 gene encoding uncharacterized protein KIAA2013 homolog, which produces MLFRSAKNKFEAVDVIRRLKRLAEGTVTSYRRLFVLLLCVCIVFYMLPPIFRYLFLSTNEEKDVHSVCMDDRLTPYILQNYEYDANIRHVAPLLEGERDYTPYAGNGYIGLEVSHDAALNIKHGRAMQLPIRFQPIVSVLQMGGAEKEATVVEYLTGMVHRFQCYSGYFVSYTLYAHRTQPNVLMQELQITNTRNMVENIELILPRNRLPKSTVRSIPLGAPVQIGMLSYTELEVITGNVQPSPDDPTKLIAISIVKPKLEPTVQLRKRGTVRIVYPLIVEYSKPVAEQQLKATLDNLEQHTIQAMTNLLQKLTGSLNSINNFRQEHINVWADLWATGFTISTSKAENSLNGDRINATMYAVLSQVRSFEFEELNAGLGTGSVAIREDIAKALTYAEGCFDSYHTLQAENLWRDMATLTQLNSLVSSWMLTLEKQGCHNLIRAGASGVIQAMTLSFGSFRFSNQHLECNMHPKFLHRDFHFRRLNYGNKTHVNVTIIVKEDNKAVINVALDRSDRSYYACDGGCLDEPVLLTQSRREFPVKLTEPLTAILYITEDKQHMEEIHHAIHVKEVVEAPAHEQHVIALHKHGHQLGGLPALFWVSVCAIIIVFHIFLCKLIIKEYCEPSDKLRYRYNKP